A single genomic interval of Christensenellaceae bacterium 44-20 harbors:
- the queA gene encoding tRNA preQ1(34) S-adenosylmethionine ribosyltransferase-isomerase QueA, whose amino-acid sequence MNTSDFYYDLPEELIAQTPAEPRDSSRLLIYHRQDETVEHKVFWDIIDYLTPGDALVVNDTRVIPARLYGKKQGTGREVEFLLLNRLSKDTWEAIMRPGKKLRIGDRVEFAEDLQAEILEKKEDGVTQVKFYFEGLFEPLLERYGNMPLPPYITKRLEDRQRYQTVYAKENGSAAAPTAGLHFTPELMEKIRQKGIDIIPVLLHVGLGTFRPVKVDNVENHKMHSEYYSVSADSARRINETRKRGGRIIAVGTTSVRTLESVADEEGCIKEQSGNTEIFIYPGYRFKCVDALITNFHLPESTLLMLISAFMGKEQALGLYRLAVQERYRFFSFGDAMLIV is encoded by the coding sequence ATGAACACCAGTGATTTTTACTACGATTTGCCCGAAGAGCTGATCGCGCAGACGCCGGCTGAGCCCAGGGATTCCTCGCGCCTTTTGATTTACCACCGGCAGGACGAGACGGTTGAGCATAAGGTTTTCTGGGATATTATCGATTATTTAACTCCCGGGGACGCCCTTGTGGTAAATGATACCCGGGTAATCCCAGCCCGGCTCTATGGGAAAAAACAGGGGACGGGAAGAGAAGTTGAGTTTTTACTGCTCAATCGGCTGTCCAAGGATACTTGGGAGGCCATTATGCGCCCGGGAAAGAAGCTGCGCATCGGCGATCGGGTGGAGTTTGCAGAGGATTTGCAGGCAGAAATTCTGGAGAAAAAGGAAGACGGCGTTACGCAGGTCAAGTTCTATTTTGAAGGGCTTTTCGAGCCTTTGCTGGAGCGATATGGCAATATGCCACTGCCGCCTTATATTACAAAACGGCTGGAAGATCGGCAGCGCTATCAGACGGTTTATGCCAAGGAAAACGGCTCTGCCGCGGCGCCGACTGCGGGCCTGCATTTTACGCCCGAGCTGATGGAGAAAATCCGGCAAAAAGGCATCGATATTATCCCGGTTTTACTGCATGTAGGCCTAGGGACATTCCGCCCAGTCAAGGTAGACAACGTGGAGAACCACAAGATGCACAGCGAATATTACAGCGTCTCCGCAGACTCCGCCCGGCGCATCAACGAGACGCGAAAGAGAGGCGGACGGATTATCGCCGTCGGGACGACTTCTGTGCGGACGCTGGAGAGCGTAGCGGATGAGGAAGGCTGCATCAAAGAGCAGAGCGGCAATACCGAGATTTTTATCTATCCGGGCTATCGCTTTAAATGCGTGGATGCACTGATTACCAATTTCCATCTCCCAGAAAGCACGCTGCTCATGCTCATTTCGGCTTTTATGGGAAAAGAGCAGGCGCTGGGCCTGTATCGCCTGGCGGTGCAAGAGCGGTATCGCTTCTTTAGCTTTGGAGATGCGATGCTGATAGTATAA
- a CDS encoding DNA topoisomerase (ATP-hydrolyzing), whose amino-acid sequence MKEEILSIIRTPLEDVMHDSFMPYAEYVILERAIPRVEDGLKPVQRHILFAMNEMQVFPDGGHKKCARIVGDTMGKYHPHGDSSIYEALARMAQDFSMSMPLIDGQGNFGSIDGDGPAAMRYTEARMAPIALEMLRDINKDTVPFQLNFDDSLKEPSVLPSRFPNILVNGATGIAVGLATNIPPHNLKEVIDGVILRIQQPDCSLSDVMRRIKGPDFPTGGVILGKEGIRQAYETGKGKITLRAKTEIEQVRGGKTRIVITELPYEIRESAMLRKIQQLRTTRKDLFAGISDVRSETDRTGLRAVIELKSGTNAEKVLDCLYKYSDMQISYGINMVAIADGQPKLLGLLEILDYYINFQRDVVTRRVQFDKEAAEEKEHKLEGLIIAVTNIDLVIKIIRSSSSSKEAKAGLMEKLHITGIQAQAILDLRLARLTQLEVITLREEYEKTVALLNELRAILASQDRLDGVIIQELSAISSKYAVKRRTPLSSESGTITIDEEHFKVVEECAVIYTKGGNLKRMNRKVLARGAEGGEATDRNLPAQIIETNTEAKLWLFTNHANLYSLDVESIKEAKYKDAGSTINSLLAGIEKGEKIISVSSPAQGRLLTVSKSGMVKYTDFAELESRKQKIIACGLKPKDELLLAEADIPSLPNLLLITKAGMSICFSKEEISLQGKTGKGVGGIKLAADDSIIFAAQTDGQGNLAIFSELGFAKQSKLSEYEVQGRNGKGLKTFQWAKGGTNGSYLVAAVLLTKPAAFEVITNSGQVYPLTSAELPLEERYSKGAQLVPAMLGDFVAEVRSF is encoded by the coding sequence ATGAAAGAAGAGATTTTAAGCATTATACGCACACCCCTGGAAGACGTGATGCACGACAGCTTCATGCCCTATGCGGAATATGTCATTTTAGAGCGCGCCATTCCAAGAGTGGAGGATGGCCTCAAGCCGGTTCAGCGCCATATCCTTTTTGCCATGAACGAAATGCAGGTTTTCCCGGACGGCGGGCACAAGAAATGCGCGCGTATCGTCGGCGATACCATGGGAAAATACCATCCGCACGGCGATTCCAGCATCTATGAAGCCCTGGCGCGCATGGCGCAGGATTTCTCCATGAGCATGCCCCTCATCGACGGCCAGGGCAACTTCGGCTCTATCGACGGCGATGGCCCGGCGGCTATGCGCTATACCGAGGCGCGCATGGCACCTATCGCGCTGGAAATGCTGCGGGATATTAACAAAGATACCGTCCCCTTCCAGCTGAATTTCGACGACTCTCTCAAAGAGCCATCTGTTCTGCCCAGCCGTTTCCCCAATATCCTGGTCAACGGCGCAACGGGTATCGCAGTCGGCCTGGCGACCAACATTCCGCCGCACAACCTGAAGGAAGTGATCGACGGCGTCATTCTGCGCATCCAGCAGCCGGATTGCTCGCTGTCAGATGTGATGCGCCGCATCAAGGGGCCGGATTTTCCCACCGGCGGCGTAATCCTGGGCAAGGAAGGCATTCGGCAGGCTTATGAGACGGGCAAAGGCAAGATCACTCTGCGCGCCAAAACTGAGATTGAGCAGGTCCGCGGCGGCAAGACGCGCATCGTCATCACAGAGCTCCCCTACGAGATCCGCGAATCGGCCATGCTGCGCAAAATCCAGCAGCTGCGCACCACGCGCAAGGATCTCTTTGCCGGGATCAGCGATGTCCGCAGCGAGACCGACCGTACCGGCCTGCGCGCCGTCATCGAATTAAAGAGCGGCACCAATGCGGAAAAAGTGCTGGACTGCCTCTACAAATATTCGGATATGCAGATCAGCTACGGCATCAATATGGTCGCCATTGCGGATGGGCAGCCCAAGCTTTTGGGGCTTTTGGAGATTTTGGATTACTATATCAACTTTCAGCGCGATGTCGTTACCCGGCGCGTGCAGTTTGATAAGGAAGCGGCCGAGGAAAAGGAGCATAAGCTGGAGGGCCTCATCATTGCGGTAACCAACATCGATCTGGTCATCAAGATCATCCGCTCTTCCAGCAGTTCCAAGGAGGCTAAGGCCGGCCTGATGGAAAAGCTCCATATCACCGGCATTCAGGCGCAGGCGATTTTGGATCTGCGCTTGGCGCGCCTGACCCAGCTGGAAGTCATCACCCTGCGGGAGGAATACGAGAAAACCGTCGCGCTCCTAAACGAACTCCGCGCCATTCTGGCCTCGCAGGATCGGCTGGACGGCGTCATCATTCAGGAGCTTTCGGCTATCAGTTCCAAATATGCCGTCAAGCGTCGCACGCCCCTCTCTTCCGAGAGCGGCACCATCACGATTGATGAAGAGCATTTTAAAGTGGTCGAAGAGTGCGCCGTGATTTATACCAAGGGCGGCAATCTCAAGCGCATGAATAGGAAGGTACTGGCCCGGGGCGCAGAGGGCGGCGAGGCGACGGATCGCAATCTCCCGGCACAGATCATCGAGACAAACACAGAGGCAAAGCTCTGGCTGTTTACCAACCATGCAAACCTCTATTCTCTGGATGTCGAAAGTATCAAGGAAGCCAAGTATAAGGACGCCGGCAGCACCATCAATTCCCTGCTGGCGGGCATCGAGAAAGGCGAAAAAATCATCTCCGTCTCCTCTCCTGCGCAGGGCCGCCTGCTGACGGTAAGCAAGAGCGGCATGGTAAAATACACCGATTTCGCCGAACTGGAGAGCCGCAAACAGAAGATCATCGCCTGCGGTTTAAAGCCCAAGGATGAATTGCTGCTTGCCGAGGCGGATATCCCGTCTCTTCCCAATCTCCTGCTGATTACAAAGGCTGGCATGTCCATCTGTTTCTCCAAGGAGGAGATCAGCCTTCAGGGGAAAACAGGCAAGGGCGTTGGCGGCATCAAGCTGGCGGCGGACGACAGCATTATTTTCGCCGCTCAGACGGACGGCCAGGGCAACCTCGCCATTTTCAGCGAGCTCGGCTTTGCCAAGCAGAGCAAGCTTTCGGAGTATGAGGTGCAGGGTCGCAACGGTAAAGGCCTCAAAACTTTCCAGTGGGCAAAGGGCGGCACCAATGGCAGCTATCTCGTGGCCGCCGTATTGCTGACAAAGCCCGCCGCCTTTGAGGTAATTACCAATTCTGGGCAGGTCTACCCTCTCACTTCGGCCGAGCTTCCGTTAGAGGAGCGTTATTCCAAAGGCGCTCAGCTCGTTCCCGCCATGCTGGGAGATTTTGTGGCGGAAGTGCGAAGCTTCTAG
- a CDS encoding DNA gyrase subunit B, with the protein MSTSYTVDDIQVLEGLDAVRRRPGMYIGSTGHRGLHHLLWEIIDNSIDEAANGFADTITITLNEDLSVTVEDNGRGIPVGIHPELHISGVEVVFTQLHAGGKFNNESYSFSGGLHGVGASVVNALSKWLKVEVYFGGKIYEQEYASVFEGGKLHAGKPQYALREAGATNKRGTKITYLADATVFDDLNLHFDRIARRLRELAFLIRGITIHLVDKREGKSRKVSFNYSGGISDFLLDMNQDKEALHPLPIVIEGEKNGIWASVAMQYVSGESESIYSYVNNIPTPEGGTHETGFKTAITKVMNEYMKNSSAAAKEKISFEGEDFREGLTAILSLKIKNVQFEGQTKTRLGNTEARTAVEGIVSEGLSEYFSDLSNTAVCARIAEKAITAAKVREAAKKAKKIEREKSKADSAPLVGKLSACTGKIAEKNELFIVEGDSAGGNAKMGRDRRFQAILPLRGKPLNVEKKRIEQVLQNEEFRSIITALGAGFDKSFDKSSLKYHKIIILADADQDGAHIRAILLTFFFRYYRSLIADGHVYIAQPPLYSVKKGKQVVWAHTEKQLNEAKARLGRGAEVKRYKGLGEMSKEQLWETTLDPEARVLVQVGLEDAASCDRIIATLMGDNVEPRKQYISEYANFNKPDRFQANTQEA; encoded by the coding sequence ATGTCTACATCATATACAGTGGATGATATTCAAGTCTTGGAGGGCCTGGATGCCGTGCGCCGGCGGCCGGGCATGTACATCGGCTCTACCGGCCACCGCGGCTTGCATCATCTTCTTTGGGAAATTATCGATAACTCCATCGACGAAGCCGCCAACGGCTTTGCCGATACCATAACCATAACCTTAAATGAGGATCTGAGCGTTACCGTCGAGGATAACGGCCGCGGCATTCCCGTCGGCATTCACCCAGAGCTGCATATCTCGGGCGTGGAAGTCGTTTTTACGCAGCTGCACGCCGGCGGAAAGTTCAATAATGAAAGCTATTCCTTTTCCGGCGGCCTGCACGGCGTGGGCGCCAGCGTCGTCAACGCGCTTTCCAAATGGCTGAAAGTGGAAGTCTATTTCGGCGGAAAAATTTACGAACAGGAGTATGCGTCCGTCTTTGAAGGCGGCAAGCTGCATGCCGGAAAGCCGCAGTATGCCCTGCGCGAAGCCGGCGCGACCAATAAGCGCGGCACCAAAATCACCTATCTGGCGGATGCCACCGTATTCGATGATCTGAACCTGCATTTTGATCGCATCGCGCGGCGGCTCCGGGAGCTCGCCTTCCTGATTCGCGGCATTACCATCCATTTGGTGGACAAGCGCGAAGGAAAAAGCCGCAAGGTCTCCTTCAATTATTCCGGGGGCATTTCGGATTTTCTGCTGGATATGAACCAGGATAAAGAGGCCCTGCATCCCCTGCCCATCGTCATCGAGGGTGAGAAAAACGGCATCTGGGCCAGCGTCGCCATGCAGTATGTTTCAGGAGAGAGCGAAAGCATCTATTCCTACGTCAATAATATCCCCACGCCCGAGGGCGGCACGCATGAAACTGGCTTCAAAACGGCCATCACTAAGGTGATGAACGAATATATGAAGAACTCTTCTGCCGCGGCCAAAGAAAAAATCAGCTTTGAAGGCGAGGATTTCCGCGAAGGGCTGACTGCCATCCTCTCTCTGAAAATCAAAAATGTCCAGTTCGAGGGCCAGACAAAAACGCGGCTGGGCAATACAGAAGCCCGTACTGCCGTAGAAGGCATCGTCTCCGAGGGGCTGAGCGAATATTTCTCGGATCTCAGCAATACCGCCGTCTGTGCGCGCATCGCAGAAAAGGCCATCACTGCGGCCAAAGTGCGCGAAGCGGCCAAAAAAGCAAAGAAAATCGAGCGTGAGAAGAGCAAGGCAGATTCCGCCCCGCTGGTGGGCAAGCTCTCTGCCTGCACGGGCAAAATCGCGGAGAAAAACGAGCTGTTCATCGTCGAGGGCGACAGCGCCGGCGGCAATGCCAAAATGGGGCGCGACCGCCGCTTTCAGGCTATCCTGCCTCTGCGCGGGAAGCCGCTGAACGTCGAGAAAAAGCGCATTGAGCAGGTTCTGCAAAACGAGGAGTTCCGCTCTATCATCACAGCGCTGGGCGCCGGGTTTGATAAATCCTTCGATAAATCCAGCCTGAAATACCACAAGATCATCATTCTTGCCGATGCAGACCAGGACGGCGCCCATATCCGCGCCATTTTGCTGACTTTCTTCTTCCGCTACTACCGCAGCCTCATCGCGGATGGGCATGTCTATATCGCGCAGCCGCCGCTTTACAGCGTCAAAAAAGGCAAGCAGGTGGTTTGGGCGCATACAGAAAAGCAGCTGAATGAGGCAAAGGCGCGGCTGGGGCGCGGCGCGGAAGTCAAGCGCTATAAGGGCCTGGGCGAGATGAGCAAAGAGCAGCTTTGGGAGACGACGCTGGATCCGGAGGCGCGCGTGCTTGTGCAGGTTGGCCTGGAAGACGCCGCCTCCTGCGACCGCATCATCGCCACCCTCATGGGCGACAATGTCGAGCCCAGAAAGCAGTATATCAGCGAATACGCAAATTTCAATAAGCCTGATCGCTTCCAGGCCAACACCCAGGAAGCATAG
- a CDS encoding cell division protein FtsQ/DivIB, with protein MAKQEELKSFQELITAEKQKAKPKNSLRYGRKIGETEREALEKPQKEASLAYANTSAARPEPAAAAAQKPAREKPRQRAEKPAAKPQKPKKQAQKSSVIKETPAVKRKSVPPQKTPKPGQTAARQPKKPEQSRKKRPHQLTTRENISYLPAAMKEPAPRKRHSKKAAALLISMIVLIGIVGFLGYQFIRADEIEVRGAESFDAPYVIALSGIRSGTHIFRVDKRAAAAGIAQDPHLVLQNIEYAFPNKITLVVSERKEAACFEFMGTYVITDYSGIILGHVESSEQPQHLPVIRGINVTEFALGAKIRTDDTFKQNIMTILLENTTAYQLTDLVREVDLTDTNSITLGLSNGMQVIFGQADQIEEKLAWLQNILKELEKQGKTGGIIDLSSVQMPTYLPPQEPNEPASQEPAPAE; from the coding sequence ATGGCGAAACAAGAAGAGTTGAAAAGCTTCCAGGAGCTGATTACAGCGGAGAAGCAGAAAGCAAAGCCGAAAAATAGCCTCCGTTATGGCAGAAAGATTGGAGAAACCGAGCGGGAGGCGCTGGAGAAGCCCCAAAAGGAGGCTTCTTTGGCGTATGCAAATACGAGTGCCGCGCGCCCGGAGCCGGCGGCTGCCGCGGCGCAAAAGCCGGCCAGGGAAAAGCCGCGGCAGAGGGCCGAGAAGCCTGCTGCCAAGCCACAAAAACCCAAAAAACAGGCGCAGAAGAGCAGCGTGATCAAGGAAACTCCTGCTGTAAAAAGAAAGTCGGTTCCGCCGCAAAAAACGCCCAAACCCGGGCAAACCGCAGCGCGCCAGCCAAAGAAGCCGGAGCAGAGCCGCAAAAAGCGCCCGCATCAGCTGACGACGCGGGAAAATATTTCCTATCTTCCGGCGGCAATGAAGGAGCCGGCTCCGCGCAAGCGCCACAGCAAGAAAGCCGCCGCGCTTTTGATCAGCATGATTGTGCTGATCGGCATCGTGGGCTTTCTGGGCTATCAGTTTATCCGCGCAGATGAAATTGAGGTGCGCGGGGCAGAGTCTTTCGATGCGCCCTATGTCATTGCGCTTTCAGGCATTCGCTCGGGGACGCATATCTTCCGGGTGGACAAGCGGGCGGCCGCCGCGGGCATTGCGCAGGATCCCCATCTGGTGCTCCAGAATATCGAATATGCCTTCCCCAATAAGATTACGCTCGTCGTTTCCGAGCGCAAAGAGGCGGCATGTTTTGAATTTATGGGAACGTATGTCATCACAGATTACTCCGGCATCATTTTAGGGCATGTGGAGAGCAGCGAACAGCCGCAGCATCTGCCGGTGATCCGCGGAATCAACGTAACGGAGTTTGCCCTGGGGGCCAAAATCCGCACGGACGACACCTTTAAACAAAATATCATGACCATCCTATTGGAAAATACGACGGCCTACCAGCTGACGGATTTGGTGCGTGAAGTCGATCTGACGGATACCAACAGCATCACGCTAGGGCTTTCCAATGGAATGCAGGTTATTTTTGGGCAGGCGGATCAGATAGAGGAGAAGCTAGCCTGGCTGCAAAATATCTTAAAGGAGCTGGAAAAACAGGGCAAGACCGGGGGGATTATCGATCTCTCCTCCGTTCAGATGCCGACGTATCTGCCGCCGCAGGAGCCTAACGAGCCGGCTTCGCAGGAGCCAGCGCCTGCGGAATAA
- a CDS encoding substrate-binding domain-containing protein, giving the protein MKKTISIVFALLLVAMLFVSCAKGGEEKTEGPSSIVGPGETSGTEDGDKEVGEIAVVLQTYNGSFWSDVMRGVDKAIDELAEKGVKCTFNGPDDSTNLQAQIEMIEAAVARDVDALAVAPADSAAVGGAMGICQEKDIPVVLFDCSADSDWPVCLVSSDNYKLGLLAGEALGKAMGGKGLWAAVNWSDAVITNGQRSFGCEDYIKEHYPDMECYQLFFTYNMPDAAITFTRDTLTARKDIGGFMVGTEGDLANVLSAVQESGRVGDVKLVAIDITPVSLEYIKDGTLAAVVTQNPFNMGYTGTMTAYKAALGEEVPEFIDSGSAIVDNETMENNEETRAILKELNLLDV; this is encoded by the coding sequence ATGAAAAAAACGATTTCTATTGTATTCGCACTGCTTTTGGTCGCGATGCTGTTCGTTTCCTGCGCTAAGGGCGGCGAAGAAAAAACCGAGGGTCCCAGCTCCATCGTCGGGCCTGGTGAGACTTCCGGTACTGAAGACGGCGATAAAGAGGTAGGCGAGATTGCGGTGGTTTTGCAGACATACAACGGCTCCTTCTGGTCCGACGTTATGAGAGGCGTTGACAAGGCTATCGACGAGCTGGCTGAAAAAGGCGTTAAATGCACGTTCAACGGCCCGGACGACTCCACCAACCTGCAGGCGCAGATCGAGATGATCGAGGCTGCTGTTGCGAGAGACGTCGACGCTCTGGCTGTCGCACCTGCTGACTCCGCAGCTGTTGGCGGCGCAATGGGCATCTGCCAGGAGAAGGACATTCCTGTTGTTCTGTTCGACTGCTCGGCTGATTCCGATTGGCCGGTCTGCCTGGTTTCTTCGGATAACTACAAGCTGGGCCTGCTGGCTGGCGAAGCGCTCGGCAAAGCCATGGGAGGCAAAGGCCTTTGGGCAGCGGTCAACTGGAGCGATGCAGTCATCACCAATGGCCAGCGCTCTTTCGGCTGTGAGGACTACATCAAAGAGCATTATCCGGATATGGAATGCTACCAGCTGTTCTTTACCTATAATATGCCTGATGCTGCAATTACCTTTACCCGTGATACGCTGACAGCGCGCAAAGACATCGGCGGTTTCATGGTTGGAACAGAGGGAGACCTTGCGAACGTTCTTTCGGCCGTCCAGGAATCTGGCAGAGTCGGTGATGTGAAACTTGTTGCCATTGATATCACACCCGTTTCTCTTGAGTATATCAAAGACGGCACGCTGGCAGCAGTTGTAACGCAGAACCCGTTCAACATGGGCTACACGGGCACGATGACGGCTTACAAGGCTGCCCTCGGCGAGGAAGTTCCGGAATTCATCGACAGCGGCTCTGCTATCGTTGATAACGAGACCATGGAGAACAATGAAGAGACTCGTGCGATTCTAAAAGAACTGAATCTGCTGGATGTATAA
- a CDS encoding substrate-binding domain-containing protein produces MKRTISIVFALLLVAMLFVSCSNGGDEKPDASASAPGESAANGEVGEIAVILQSYNGSFWSDVMRGIEKAMDELGAEGVNVTFNGPDDPTNLQAQIEMLEAAIARDVDAIAVAPQDAAAVGGVMPRCEEKNIPVVLFDCSAESDWPVCLVSSDNYKLGTLAGEALAEAMGGKGKYAIVNWNDGIITNGQRSQGAQEYIEQNYPDMECYKSFFTYGVVDAELTFARDTLTSQSDIGGFITGCESYMPPVVAATQEAGKVGEIKIVAIDITPVSLEYVKDGTLAAVITQNPFNMGYTGTVSAYKAAMGEELPEFIDSGSAIVDKDSMENNEETRAILKDLNLLDA; encoded by the coding sequence ATGAAAAGAACAATTTCCATCGTATTTGCTCTTCTTTTGGTTGCGATGCTGTTCGTCTCCTGCTCCAATGGCGGGGATGAGAAGCCGGATGCCAGCGCTTCTGCGCCCGGCGAAAGCGCTGCCAATGGGGAAGTGGGCGAGATTGCAGTTATTCTGCAGTCCTACAACGGCTCTTTCTGGTCCGATGTCATGAGAGGCATTGAGAAGGCTATGGACGAGCTTGGCGCTGAGGGTGTCAATGTTACCTTTAACGGCCCGGACGATCCCACCAACCTGCAGGCACAGATTGAGATGCTCGAAGCTGCAATTGCCCGCGATGTAGATGCGATTGCGGTTGCGCCTCAGGATGCTGCTGCTGTTGGCGGCGTAATGCCCCGCTGCGAAGAGAAGAACATCCCGGTCGTCCTGTTCGACTGCTCGGCTGAATCCGACTGGCCGGTTTGCCTGGTCTCCTCGGATAACTACAAGCTGGGCACGCTGGCTGGCGAGGCTCTTGCGGAAGCAATGGGCGGCAAAGGCAAATATGCGATTGTCAACTGGAACGATGGTATCATCACCAATGGCCAGCGCTCTCAGGGTGCTCAGGAGTATATCGAGCAGAACTATCCGGATATGGAGTGCTACAAATCCTTCTTCACCTATGGTGTTGTGGATGCTGAGCTGACGTTTGCCCGCGATACGCTGACCAGCCAGTCGGATATCGGCGGTTTCATCACCGGCTGCGAGAGCTACATGCCGCCGGTCGTCGCTGCGACGCAGGAAGCTGGCAAAGTAGGGGAGATCAAGATCGTCGCCATCGACATCACGCCGGTTTCCCTGGAGTATGTCAAAGACGGCACGCTGGCAGCTGTTATCACCCAGAACCCGTTCAACATGGGTTACACGGGCACGGTTTCGGCTTATAAGGCTGCAATGGGCGAGGAGCTTCCGGAATTCATCGACAGCGGCAGCGCTATCGTTGACAAGGATTCCATGGAGAATAACGAAGAGACCCGCGCAATCCTCAAAGACCTCAACCTGCTGGACGCTTAA
- a CDS encoding substrate-binding domain-containing protein gives MKKTISIVFALLLVAMLFVSCSKGGEDKPDNSPAVNPGESAAAGDGEVSEVAVILQSYNGSFWSDVMRGVDKAIDELAEVGVKCTFNGPDDSTNLQAQIEMIEAAVARDVDAIAVAPADAASVGGVMPRCEEKNIPVVLFDCSAESDWPVCLVSSDNHKLGLLAGEALGKAMGGKGTWAVVNWNDGVITNGQRSWGAQEYIEANYPDMELYKLFFTYSVVDADLTFARDTLTAQKDFGGFITGCESNLAPVLSAVQEAGRVGDVKIVAIDITPVSLEYIKDGTVAAVVTQNPFNMGYTGTMTAYKAALGEEVPEFIDSGSAIVDKDTMENDETTRAILKELQLLDA, from the coding sequence ATGAAAAAAACTATTTCCATCGTATTCGCGCTTCTTCTGGTTGCGATGCTGTTCGTCTCCTGCTCCAAAGGCGGAGAGGACAAGCCGGATAATAGCCCCGCTGTTAATCCTGGCGAAAGCGCTGCAGCTGGCGACGGCGAAGTGAGCGAGGTTGCAGTTATTCTGCAGTCCTACAACGGCTCCTTCTGGTCCGACGTTATGAGAGGCGTTGACAAGGCTATCGACGAGCTGGCTGAAGTTGGCGTAAAGTGCACCTTCAACGGCCCGGACGACTCCACCAACCTGCAGGCGCAGATCGAGATGATCGAGGCTGCTGTTGCTAGAGATGTCGATGCGATCGCTGTTGCTCCGGCAGATGCTGCATCTGTTGGCGGCGTAATGCCCCGCTGCGAAGAGAAGAACATTCCTGTTGTTCTGTTCGACTGCTCGGCTGAGTCTGATTGGCCGGTCTGCCTGGTTTCTTCGGATAACCACAAGCTGGGCCTGCTGGCTGGCGAAGCCCTGGGCAAAGCCATGGGCGGCAAAGGCACTTGGGCAGTTGTTAACTGGAACGATGGCGTTATCACCAACGGCCAGCGCTCCTGGGGCGCTCAGGAGTATATCGAGGCAAACTACCCCGATATGGAACTCTACAAATTGTTCTTCACCTACAGCGTTGTCGATGCTGACCTGACGTTCGCTCGCGACACGCTGACGGCTCAGAAGGACTTTGGCGGCTTCATCACTGGCTGCGAGAGCAACCTGGCTCCGGTTCTTTCCGCGGTTCAGGAAGCTGGCAGAGTCGGCGATGTCAAGATCGTTGCTATCGACATCACGCCTGTCTCCCTTGAGTACATCAAGGACGGCACGGTTGCTGCTGTTGTAACGCAGAACCCGTTCAACATGGGCTACACGGGCACGATGACGGCTTACAAGGCTGCCCTCGGCGAGGAAGTTCCGGAATTCATCGACAGCGGTTCCGCTATCGTTGACAAGGACACCATGGAGAACGACGAGACAACTCGCGCAATCCTCAAAGAGCTCCAGCTGCTGGATGCTTAA
- a CDS encoding polysaccharide deacetylase family protein, producing the protein MRVFLIRKKWLWRGAIVAVVLAAALVCAGTMPASPVFFSNKTQYQIKSVKTEEKCIAITIDTAFGQEDYTQQILEVLDKKGVPATFAVMGIWAREYPDAARAIADADMELISHSYAHEHYDGLSKEAICEDAKKAQQALNELGVHSSFIRVPYDCCNESTYQALREVELIPVGYSVAMGEAEQNAEEIANRIVEQVKPGDILIFQNNSPNTAPAIEEVIARLKSLGYRFETVSGLLGEDYTVNSSGVAVPTQSPVHA; encoded by the coding sequence ATGCGTGTTTTTTTAATCAGGAAAAAATGGCTGTGGCGCGGGGCAATCGTCGCTGTAGTTTTGGCGGCTGCGCTCGTTTGCGCAGGGACGATGCCCGCATCGCCGGTGTTCTTCTCAAACAAAACGCAGTATCAGATCAAAAGCGTCAAAACAGAAGAGAAGTGCATCGCCATTACCATCGATACTGCATTTGGGCAAGAGGATTATACCCAGCAGATTCTAGAGGTGTTAGACAAAAAGGGCGTCCCGGCGACGTTTGCCGTCATGGGAATCTGGGCGAGGGAATATCCGGATGCCGCCAGAGCCATCGCGGATGCCGATATGGAGCTCATCAGCCACTCCTATGCGCATGAGCACTATGACGGCCTTTCCAAAGAGGCGATTTGTGAGGATGCAAAAAAGGCGCAGCAGGCCTTAAATGAGCTGGGTGTGCACAGCAGTTTCATCCGCGTGCCCTATGACTGCTGCAATGAATCCACCTATCAGGCGCTCAGGGAAGTTGAGCTGATTCCGGTTGGATACAGCGTGGCAATGGGCGAGGCGGAGCAAAATGCAGAGGAGATCGCAAACCGCATTGTGGAGCAGGTGAAGCCGGGGGATATTCTCATATTTCAAAACAACAGCCCGAATACGGCGCCGGCCATCGAGGAAGTGATCGCGCGCCTAAAGAGCCTGGGCTATCGGTTCGAGACGGTTTCGGGCTTGCTGGGAGAGGACTATACCGTAAATAGCAGTGGCGTCGCTGTGCCCACGCAGTCGCCCGTTCATGCATAA